Proteins encoded together in one Rhizobacter sp. J219 window:
- the tssH gene encoding type VI secretion system ATPase TssH, whose product MSTNLKTLISKLNDTTRRAAERAASLCMARGNYEVDLEHLFLALLESPQGDLALLCKRFGISSTELQRDLENEISRFKTGNSRTPVFSQHLPVLLEHAWLIASLESHTSRIRGAHLLLALLTEPNLSQLAFRGSKLFVKFKLDELKHKLAELTQGSQEAAESVREAGAPAADSEADAAEQAATPGAKTPALDQFTTNLTQRARDGKVDPVIGRDPEIRQCIDILMRRRQNNPILTGEAGVGKTAVVEGLALRIAQGDVPPPLQGVELHTLDMGLLQAGASVKGEFENRLKNVIDEVKKSSHPIILFIDEAHTMIGAGGQAGQNDAANLLKPALARGELRTVAATTWGEYKKYFEKDAALARRFQVVKVEEPSEPLAAAMLRGMAPLMEKHFNVRLFDEAITEAVRLSARYISGRQLPDKAISVLDTACAKVALGQNATPSIIEDTQRQLERLGAEREALLREQAAGADHATRLGELNDLRQQLTDQAGALKSRWEREKALVAEIREMRSQLEAAPAPAQPEDAAPEPKPKAKSAASKSAKVATPEQAALQAKLAELEQLQGESPMVPMQVDGTVVAEIVAAWTGIPLGKMVKDEIKTVLGLLPTLKERIIGQDHALEAVAQRVRTARANLEDPNKPKGVFMFVGPSGVGKTETALALADVLYGGERNMITINMSEYQESHTVSGLKGSPPGYVGYGEGGVLTEAVRRRPYSVVLLDEVEKAHPDVLEMFFQVFDKGVMDDAEGREIDFRNAVIILTSNVGSQTVMQACLNKPAEELPDADTLAEHLRPQLYKAFKPAFLGRMKVVPYYPISDDVLEQIIRLKLDRIAARVATNHKAQFDYDDSLVDAVLARCTEVDTGARAVDHILNGTLLPEIAESVLARMAEGQAISRIKVSAGKDGKFKYSVK is encoded by the coding sequence ATGTCTACCAACCTCAAGACCCTCATCTCCAAGCTGAACGACACCACCCGCCGCGCTGCCGAAAGGGCGGCCAGCCTGTGCATGGCGCGTGGCAACTACGAGGTCGACCTGGAGCATCTGTTTCTTGCGCTCCTCGAAAGCCCCCAGGGTGATCTCGCGCTGCTGTGCAAGCGTTTCGGCATCTCGAGCACCGAGCTGCAGCGCGACCTGGAGAACGAGATCTCCCGCTTCAAGACGGGCAACAGCCGCACGCCGGTCTTCTCGCAACACTTGCCGGTGCTGCTGGAGCATGCGTGGCTGATCGCCTCGCTCGAATCGCACACCAGCCGCATCCGCGGCGCGCACCTGCTGCTCGCGTTGCTGACCGAGCCCAACCTGAGCCAGCTCGCGTTCCGTGGCTCCAAGCTCTTCGTCAAGTTCAAGCTCGACGAGTTGAAGCACAAGCTGGCAGAGCTGACGCAGGGTTCGCAAGAAGCTGCTGAATCCGTGCGCGAAGCCGGTGCCCCGGCGGCCGACAGCGAGGCCGACGCCGCCGAGCAGGCCGCAACCCCTGGCGCGAAGACCCCGGCGCTCGATCAGTTCACCACCAACCTCACCCAGCGTGCGCGCGACGGCAAGGTCGACCCGGTGATCGGCCGCGACCCCGAGATCCGCCAGTGCATCGACATCCTCATGCGGCGCCGCCAGAACAACCCCATCCTCACCGGCGAAGCCGGCGTGGGCAAGACGGCGGTGGTGGAAGGCCTCGCATTGCGCATCGCCCAGGGCGACGTGCCGCCGCCGCTGCAGGGCGTGGAGTTGCACACGCTCGACATGGGTCTCTTGCAGGCTGGCGCCTCGGTGAAGGGCGAGTTTGAGAACCGCCTGAAGAACGTGATCGACGAGGTGAAGAAGAGCTCGCACCCGATCATCCTCTTCATCGACGAAGCGCACACCATGATCGGCGCCGGTGGCCAGGCGGGCCAGAACGATGCGGCCAATCTGCTCAAGCCCGCGCTCGCGCGTGGCGAGCTGCGCACGGTGGCTGCCACCACCTGGGGCGAGTACAAGAAGTACTTCGAGAAAGACGCGGCGCTGGCCCGCCGCTTTCAGGTCGTCAAGGTCGAAGAACCGAGCGAGCCGCTCGCCGCCGCCATGCTGCGCGGCATGGCCCCGCTGATGGAGAAGCACTTCAACGTGCGCCTCTTCGATGAAGCGATCACCGAAGCCGTGCGCCTTTCGGCGCGCTACATCAGCGGCCGCCAGTTGCCCGACAAGGCCATCAGCGTGCTCGACACTGCCTGCGCCAAGGTGGCACTCGGCCAGAACGCCACGCCGTCGATCATCGAAGACACCCAACGCCAGCTCGAAAGGCTGGGCGCCGAACGCGAGGCTTTGCTGCGCGAGCAGGCCGCCGGTGCCGACCACGCCACGCGCCTGGGCGAGCTGAACGACCTGCGCCAGCAGCTCACCGACCAGGCCGGCGCACTCAAGTCACGCTGGGAGCGCGAGAAGGCGCTCGTGGCCGAGATTCGCGAGATGCGCAGCCAGCTCGAAGCCGCACCGGCGCCCGCGCAGCCCGAAGATGCAGCGCCCGAACCCAAGCCCAAGGCGAAGTCGGCGGCGTCCAAGTCTGCGAAGGTGGCAACGCCCGAACAGGCCGCGCTGCAGGCCAAGCTCGCCGAGCTGGAGCAGCTGCAGGGTGAAAGCCCGATGGTGCCGATGCAGGTCGATGGCACCGTCGTCGCCGAGATCGTGGCCGCGTGGACGGGCATTCCGCTCGGCAAGATGGTCAAGGACGAGATCAAGACGGTGCTCGGCCTCTTGCCCACGCTCAAGGAGCGCATCATCGGCCAGGACCATGCGCTCGAAGCCGTGGCCCAGCGGGTGCGCACGGCGCGAGCCAACCTCGAAGACCCCAACAAGCCCAAGGGCGTGTTCATGTTCGTCGGCCCCTCGGGCGTCGGCAAGACCGAGACGGCGCTGGCGCTTGCCGATGTGCTCTACGGCGGCGAGCGCAACATGATCACCATCAACATGAGCGAGTACCAGGAGTCGCACACCGTGAGCGGCTTGAAGGGCTCGCCCCCGGGCTACGTCGGCTACGGCGAAGGTGGCGTGCTCACCGAGGCCGTGCGCCGCCGCCCCTACAGCGTGGTGCTGCTCGATGAAGTCGAGAAGGCCCACCCCGACGTGCTGGAGATGTTCTTCCAGGTCTTCGACAAGGGCGTGATGGACGACGCCGAAGGCCGCGAGATCGACTTCCGCAACGCGGTGATCATCCTCACCAGCAACGTCGGCTCGCAGACCGTGATGCAGGCCTGCCTCAACAAGCCCGCCGAAGAGCTGCCCGACGCCGACACACTGGCGGAGCACCTGCGCCCGCAGCTCTACAAGGCCTTCAAGCCGGCCTTTCTTGGCCGCATGAAGGTGGTGCCGTACTACCCCATCTCCGACGATGTGCTCGAGCAGATCATCCGGCTCAAGCTCGATCGCATCGCCGCTCGGGTGGCGACCAACCACAAGGCGCAGTTCGACTACGACGACAGCCTGGTCGACGCGGTGCTTGCCCGTTGCACCGAGGTCGACACCGGCGCCCGCGCCGTCGACCACATCCTCAACGGCACCCTGCTGCCCGAGATCGCCGAGAGCGTGCTCGCCCGCATGGCGGAAGGGCAGGCCATCAGCCGCATCAAGGTCAGCGCCGGCAAGGACGGCAAGTTCAAGTACAGCGTCAAGTGA
- a CDS encoding type VI secretion system Vgr family protein, with protein MKPPRRAERPSLFRGPANQTTEPLYLARFFAQDASLPVRGTPSLGERGDLTFARPRVAGTQTAIVVGLGEPVHTDRDGRIKIQFHWQRGAQSALRLDHPAGSNAPGDDSTGTWVRVAQPWAGANWGGHFTPRLGQEVLVSFIEDDIDRPVVIGSAYNGAGSADAQGNQVGNGAGTSTGNAGAWFPGTRKAGELEGHQHPQVMAGFKSQSLDTSASGTGGYNQLVFDDTPSQARAQLSSTTASSWLQIGHLLQQNDNQRLAKRGHGLDLSTTAYGAVRAGSGLYLSAHARSQGSQATAQPADARAAVAQLEAAAELTQTLNDTAQKHNAKLSGEPQPKELPVRKGQQAAIESLEADDSRGDAAAAGGDGEIVAIQGGAGSVSAWSRPELLVSAPGGVGAATPAHAVLSAGTHASFTAGHDLNLESQRNTALAVKSGLTFFTYGKAQNADKPNAETGMQLHAASGSVSVQAQGNTLHLTADKAVSVASVTNAITMGAPKHVLLTAGGASLRITTGGITLTTSGAAQFKAAMKELTGAASASASLSLPKSSELKGCAQRQVKGLDVITDF; from the coding sequence GTGAAGCCCCCCCGGCGTGCCGAACGCCCCAGTCTCTTCAGAGGCCCGGCCAACCAGACGACCGAGCCCCTCTACCTCGCCCGCTTCTTTGCGCAAGACGCCAGCCTGCCGGTGCGCGGCACTCCCAGCTTGGGCGAACGCGGCGACCTCACCTTTGCGCGCCCCAGGGTCGCCGGCACGCAGACCGCCATCGTCGTGGGCCTCGGCGAACCGGTGCACACCGACCGCGACGGCCGCATCAAGATCCAGTTCCATTGGCAGCGGGGCGCGCAGAGCGCATTGCGGCTCGACCACCCCGCCGGCAGCAACGCCCCGGGCGACGACAGCACCGGCACCTGGGTGCGTGTGGCCCAGCCCTGGGCCGGCGCCAACTGGGGCGGGCACTTCACGCCGCGCCTGGGCCAGGAAGTGCTCGTCAGCTTCATCGAAGACGACATCGACCGCCCGGTCGTGATCGGCAGCGCCTACAACGGCGCGGGCAGCGCCGACGCGCAAGGCAACCAGGTGGGCAACGGCGCCGGCACCTCCACCGGCAATGCAGGCGCGTGGTTCCCCGGCACCCGCAAGGCCGGCGAACTGGAAGGGCACCAGCACCCCCAGGTGATGGCAGGCTTCAAGAGCCAGAGCCTGGACACGAGCGCGAGCGGCACCGGCGGCTACAACCAGCTCGTGTTCGACGACACCCCGTCGCAGGCGCGTGCGCAGCTGTCGAGCACCACGGCCTCGAGCTGGTTGCAGATCGGCCACCTGCTGCAGCAGAACGACAACCAGCGTCTCGCCAAACGCGGACATGGACTGGACCTCAGCACCACGGCATACGGTGCGGTGAGGGCGGGGTCTGGCTTGTACCTGAGCGCACATGCACGAAGCCAAGGCAGCCAAGCCACGGCCCAGCCGGCAGACGCGCGTGCCGCGGTGGCGCAGCTGGAGGCTGCCGCAGAGCTGACCCAGACGCTCAACGACACGGCGCAGAAGCACAACGCCAAGCTGAGCGGCGAGCCGCAGCCGAAGGAGCTGCCCGTCCGCAAGGGCCAGCAGGCGGCGATCGAGAGCCTGGAGGCCGATGACAGCCGAGGTGATGCCGCCGCTGCGGGTGGTGACGGCGAGATCGTCGCCATTCAAGGCGGCGCGGGCAGTGTGAGCGCCTGGTCGCGGCCCGAGCTGCTGGTCAGCGCGCCGGGCGGCGTCGGCGCCGCCACACCGGCCCATGCGGTGTTGAGCGCCGGCACCCACGCCAGCTTCACCGCGGGCCACGACCTCAACCTCGAAAGCCAGCGCAACACGGCGCTGGCGGTGAAGAGCGGCCTGACCTTCTTCACCTATGGCAAGGCGCAGAACGCCGACAAGCCCAATGCCGAGACCGGCATGCAACTGCACGCGGCGAGCGGCAGCGTGAGCGTGCAGGCGCAGGGCAACACGCTGCACCTTACGGCCGACAAGGCGGTGAGCGTAGCCAGTGTGACGAATGCGATCACGATGGGCGCACCCAAGCATGTGCTGCTCACGGCGGGTGGGGCGTCGTTGCGGATCACCACTGGCGGCATCACGCTGACCACCAGCGGAGCGGCGCAGTTCAAGGCGGCGATGAAGGAGTTGACGGGGGCGGCGTCGGCGAGTGCGAGCTTGAGTTTGCCGAAGTCGTCGGAGCTCAAGGGTTGTGCCCAGCGCCAAGTCAAGGGGCTTGATGTCATCACGGATTTTTGA
- a CDS encoding DUF4123 domain-containing protein — protein sequence MLEFGHQFFHRHVLAHPYALIDAAWRDELPLHWNCLAVAPSFLGNDLSRCPVLIDINSLATHEAGALMDSLNVQVAAREDTVCSLLLHSKSTLREVAKHLGSRIAIHWPSESSPKQFRFFDPGSFLQLPQVLGEEGMSWLLGPISSVLVPWAGQWTFASNERSNGAGFRLNADHREALLLMGAVNRVAMQLEPPESAAAWVDQAERIRGHLKRALFQYGLVQQDDLVAFGLHACKWHPFFDKHPLVADLMVKLRNVKPEDELDYRELTARLNADDWAKVQSELPPIKQGKNFS from the coding sequence GTGCTCGAGTTTGGTCATCAGTTCTTTCATCGCCACGTCCTCGCGCATCCCTACGCGCTGATTGACGCTGCGTGGCGCGATGAGCTTCCTTTGCATTGGAACTGTCTGGCTGTGGCTCCATCGTTCTTGGGCAACGACCTCTCACGCTGTCCGGTACTGATAGACATCAACTCCCTAGCAACCCACGAGGCTGGCGCATTGATGGACAGCCTGAATGTTCAGGTCGCGGCGCGAGAGGACACGGTTTGCAGCCTTCTGCTGCATTCGAAGTCGACTTTGCGAGAGGTGGCCAAACACCTGGGAAGCCGCATAGCCATACATTGGCCCAGCGAAAGTTCTCCGAAGCAGTTTCGCTTCTTCGATCCCGGATCGTTCCTCCAGCTTCCGCAGGTACTGGGCGAAGAGGGAATGTCGTGGCTGTTGGGGCCGATATCCTCGGTCCTCGTACCCTGGGCTGGGCAGTGGACGTTCGCGTCGAACGAGCGCAGCAACGGAGCAGGCTTCCGATTGAACGCCGATCACCGAGAAGCGCTATTGCTGATGGGGGCGGTCAATCGGGTCGCTATGCAGTTGGAGCCACCGGAGTCCGCTGCGGCATGGGTTGACCAAGCCGAACGGATTCGTGGTCATCTGAAACGAGCGCTGTTTCAGTATGGTCTTGTGCAGCAGGACGACCTGGTAGCTTTCGGTTTGCACGCGTGCAAGTGGCATCCGTTTTTTGACAAGCATCCACTGGTCGCCGACTTGATGGTCAAGTTGCGTAACGTTAAGCCTGAGGACGAGCTTGACTATCGTGAATTGACTGCTCGCCTGAATGCTGACGATTGGGCCAAAGTCCAGAGCGAGTTGCCTCCGATCAAACAAGGAAAGAACTTCTCATGA
- a CDS encoding T6SS effector BTH_I2691 family protein: MSVAPKMCPTPCETCAKEGLPLLLTRYAVMPADIKAPVLGGNLLSPVLNGVRLGDSARYGLRLLRSGYVYVFDEARTQWDEYFVTADGFLTKVPPRIKALKVQRKPQTEFQCARNGAAPLAGVITIRNPRHAKNIWIGFSDVEWTDQVFADHQSPEHRKQHMSCIVITGGKVANQPDTAPVEEVEKWITEFKLSGSVEKRFDEWCPHRYNSRAGMAGAVVQAAKKMLPDGGAAIVALHDPVGLVQEIAFLMEVRKQAFIQEERHVKPRFAAHAIASLEAAVRNQARLSEVLAGEELAQREERGLHAWNPNMALANETGDPVKAEQWRTHTPQSLQRVADAKWRAYTHRRNGEMRFDQRSSQEWLSKYHEQFRAFDSANIAPLARAHAEWMKHPRLASCMKCNFDSKDLSSGAVYTATVAQLLRHTADKRMSYELYVSWLIKGDFAAGNLVMRALGLNNDELIAAIQKVDSPPLDGRAFPTDAVMGGIASHLEKVSEEARRALGDLMDGLSGAATKYWNEFHEGRVGHKAAAALAVASGKQFVRVPVVGTKGDFVQALVEQLYKLDPDLKVKTNDLSKAVAAQRKLLEVEGVKMGSKSSLGWYVVLDKDVVKKAGISGLKGQALADYLKTAIVSPAALKELEVAGTLRATTAGRFSTGATVLGGILMVFNYTKLVEDAVKGMSHETSEAVLRLHAGTAAIAGFAMEQVAAGLKKLGDFRLKNAPGLTAWRTPSILRIGGRLLGAGAGIFVGFLDLSKWWDERKQGNPSGLAGWYFASGALGVSLAFYVLFAAAFGIFGWILLLGVLFVAAFVELNKENKVQEWLSRSHFGLGADKYADATLQEAQYNLATE, encoded by the coding sequence ATGAGCGTCGCGCCAAAGATGTGCCCAACTCCTTGTGAGACCTGCGCCAAGGAAGGTCTTCCTTTGCTTCTAACGCGTTATGCGGTCATGCCCGCGGACATCAAGGCACCTGTGCTGGGAGGAAATCTGCTTTCTCCCGTCCTGAACGGAGTGAGGCTTGGAGATTCGGCTCGATACGGTCTGCGTTTGCTGAGGAGTGGCTACGTCTACGTCTTTGACGAAGCGCGTACTCAGTGGGATGAGTACTTCGTGACGGCTGACGGCTTTTTGACCAAGGTGCCTCCTCGCATTAAGGCGCTAAAGGTGCAGCGCAAACCGCAGACGGAATTTCAATGCGCGAGAAATGGCGCTGCTCCTCTGGCGGGCGTCATTACCATTCGCAATCCGCGCCATGCCAAGAACATCTGGATTGGGTTTAGCGACGTAGAGTGGACTGATCAGGTGTTCGCGGATCACCAGTCCCCAGAGCACCGCAAGCAGCACATGTCATGCATCGTCATCACGGGGGGTAAGGTCGCTAATCAGCCGGATACCGCACCGGTGGAAGAGGTGGAGAAGTGGATCACAGAGTTCAAGCTCAGCGGGAGCGTAGAGAAACGGTTCGATGAATGGTGCCCGCATCGATACAACAGCCGCGCCGGAATGGCGGGTGCGGTTGTCCAAGCTGCAAAGAAGATGCTCCCAGACGGAGGGGCGGCGATCGTAGCGTTGCATGACCCTGTTGGGTTGGTGCAAGAGATCGCGTTTTTGATGGAAGTGCGCAAACAGGCCTTCATCCAAGAGGAGCGCCACGTAAAGCCCCGGTTTGCCGCCCACGCGATTGCAAGTCTTGAAGCTGCCGTTCGTAACCAGGCGAGATTGAGCGAAGTCCTCGCGGGGGAAGAACTGGCTCAGCGTGAAGAGAGAGGTCTCCACGCTTGGAATCCCAACATGGCGTTGGCCAACGAAACAGGCGATCCCGTGAAAGCGGAGCAATGGCGGACTCACACTCCACAGTCATTGCAAAGAGTTGCGGACGCAAAGTGGCGGGCTTACACGCATCGCCGCAACGGCGAGATGCGCTTCGACCAGCGTAGCAGTCAGGAGTGGCTCTCCAAGTATCACGAGCAGTTCAGGGCATTTGATAGCGCAAATATCGCGCCGTTGGCAAGAGCACATGCCGAGTGGATGAAGCACCCACGCTTGGCGAGCTGCATGAAGTGCAATTTCGACAGTAAAGACCTCAGTAGTGGCGCTGTTTACACCGCCACGGTGGCGCAGTTGCTCCGGCACACGGCCGACAAGCGGATGAGCTATGAGCTGTATGTGTCTTGGCTCATCAAGGGTGACTTCGCCGCTGGAAATCTTGTGATGCGAGCGCTCGGCTTGAACAATGATGAGTTGATTGCCGCGATCCAGAAGGTGGATTCACCTCCATTGGACGGGCGAGCCTTTCCAACAGACGCTGTGATGGGCGGAATCGCATCGCATCTGGAAAAAGTTTCGGAAGAAGCGAGGAGGGCTCTCGGCGATTTGATGGACGGGTTGAGCGGTGCGGCGACCAAGTACTGGAACGAGTTTCACGAGGGGCGCGTTGGCCACAAGGCCGCGGCGGCGCTAGCCGTTGCAAGTGGCAAGCAGTTCGTTCGCGTACCCGTGGTAGGGACCAAGGGTGACTTCGTGCAGGCGCTGGTGGAGCAACTCTACAAGCTCGATCCGGATCTGAAGGTCAAAACAAATGACTTGTCGAAAGCCGTCGCGGCGCAGCGGAAACTGCTCGAAGTCGAGGGTGTAAAAATGGGCAGCAAGAGTTCCCTGGGCTGGTACGTTGTGTTGGACAAAGACGTCGTGAAAAAAGCGGGGATCTCCGGGTTGAAAGGCCAAGCCTTGGCCGACTACTTGAAGACCGCGATCGTGAGTCCGGCAGCGCTCAAGGAGCTTGAGGTGGCCGGCACTCTGCGGGCCACGACGGCAGGTCGCTTCTCGACTGGAGCGACAGTACTGGGTGGCATCTTGATGGTCTTCAACTACACCAAACTGGTCGAAGACGCCGTCAAGGGCATGAGTCATGAAACGAGCGAAGCCGTTCTCCGGCTACACGCAGGGACTGCTGCCATTGCAGGCTTTGCAATGGAGCAAGTGGCCGCCGGTTTGAAAAAGCTGGGTGATTTCCGGTTGAAGAATGCTCCGGGTTTAACGGCTTGGCGTACTCCTTCCATTCTGCGGATAGGGGGGCGCTTGTTGGGCGCTGGTGCGGGCATATTTGTAGGCTTTCTGGACTTGTCCAAGTGGTGGGATGAACGAAAGCAAGGAAATCCATCGGGTCTCGCGGGTTGGTACTTTGCCTCTGGGGCGCTTGGTGTATCACTGGCCTTCTATGTCCTCTTTGCAGCTGCATTTGGAATTTTCGGCTGGATACTCCTGCTCGGAGTTCTGTTTGTCGCCGCATTTGTGGAGTTAAACAAGGAGAACAAGGTGCAGGAATGGCTGTCTAGGTCTCACTTCGGATTGGGAGCCGACAAATACGCTGACGCAACGTTGCAAGAGGCGCAGTACAACCTGGCCACGGAATGA
- a CDS encoding DUF6708 domain-containing protein codes for MFGFKVNRPLDQTEKRHHFDTRSPVSSSPHYELALIKLNSTFVESVDKWYSMRGWVAMGMTMFGGFALFAMAALFYVEWRFGDDGSFWLVVLPVAMLAVAVYAFTRDAFTYTHYPIRFNRKNRQVYVFRRNGTVLKAEWERIYWTIYSTGWGDLCVMGHLLENDLETVKESFALSVVTAGDVGVQDLRNHFEFFRRYMQDGPAQVLEAIKPTPLIMLPGIDRQKESWAFGWERLTLNINGFPLAQLAFQVFFLPMSLFRWMVMRTSKIPQWPQWVEEECAIAADDPWVRDGRHRA; via the coding sequence ATGTTCGGGTTCAAGGTCAACCGGCCGCTGGACCAGACTGAGAAACGTCACCACTTCGATACTCGTTCGCCCGTAAGCAGTTCACCCCACTATGAACTTGCGCTCATTAAGCTGAACTCCACGTTTGTGGAGAGCGTGGACAAGTGGTATTCCATGCGAGGGTGGGTTGCCATGGGAATGACCATGTTCGGGGGGTTCGCTTTGTTCGCCATGGCGGCACTGTTCTACGTCGAATGGCGATTTGGTGATGACGGGTCGTTTTGGCTTGTCGTGCTGCCAGTGGCCATGCTGGCTGTTGCCGTCTATGCCTTCACGCGCGATGCCTTCACGTATACCCACTATCCCATTCGCTTCAATCGCAAGAACCGGCAGGTCTATGTGTTCCGACGCAACGGCACAGTGCTCAAGGCAGAGTGGGAGCGGATCTATTGGACGATCTACAGCACGGGCTGGGGCGATCTTTGTGTCATGGGCCATTTGCTGGAAAACGACCTGGAGACGGTCAAGGAATCATTTGCTCTGAGCGTGGTGACGGCAGGCGACGTGGGTGTGCAGGACCTGCGCAACCATTTCGAATTCTTCCGCCGTTACATGCAAGATGGGCCCGCGCAGGTTCTGGAAGCGATCAAACCGACGCCGCTGATCATGCTGCCCGGAATCGACAGGCAGAAGGAAAGCTGGGCCTTCGGATGGGAGCGGCTAACGCTGAATATCAACGGGTTCCCTTTGGCTCAGCTTGCTTTTCAGGTGTTTTTTCTGCCCATGAGCCTTTTCCGCTGGATGGTCATGCGCACCAGCAAAATTCCGCAATGGCCGCAATGGGTAGAGGAAGAGTGCGCGATCGCGGCCGACGATCCGTGGGTGAGGGACGGCCGTCATCGGGCGTGA
- a CDS encoding phosphatidylcholine/phosphatidylserine synthase: MAHLESAARRAPRHFSMLRGFHLADFVTLANAACGTAAVFLAMLFMASQSLQHFYAAAVMAPLALMFDVLDGRVARWRQTHSALGRELDSLADIVSFGVAPAALGFAAGLQGGWDVIALIYFVCCGVSRLARYNVTAETLSAGAAKVPYFEGTPIPTSVLLTGVLAAAAWQGALGDSLWGGAWVLGPWVLHPLALMFVLSGTLMVSKTLHIPKL, translated from the coding sequence ATGGCCCACCTTGAAAGCGCCGCTCGCCGCGCCCCGCGGCACTTCTCCATGCTGCGCGGCTTCCACCTGGCCGATTTCGTGACGCTGGCCAACGCCGCCTGCGGCACGGCGGCGGTGTTCCTCGCCATGCTGTTCATGGCGTCCCAATCGCTGCAGCATTTCTACGCCGCCGCCGTGATGGCGCCGTTGGCTTTGATGTTTGACGTCCTCGACGGACGCGTCGCCCGCTGGCGGCAGACGCACTCTGCCCTTGGCCGTGAGCTGGACTCCCTCGCCGACATCGTCTCCTTCGGCGTGGCGCCCGCAGCACTGGGTTTCGCCGCCGGCCTGCAAGGCGGATGGGACGTGATCGCGCTCATCTACTTCGTCTGCTGCGGCGTCTCTCGCCTCGCCCGCTACAACGTGACCGCCGAGACACTCTCGGCCGGTGCCGCGAAGGTGCCCTACTTCGAGGGCACGCCGATCCCAACGAGCGTGCTGCTGACCGGGGTGCTCGCCGCAGCGGCCTGGCAGGGCGCGCTGGGCGATTCGCTGTGGGGCGGTGCGTGGGTGCTGGGCCCGTGGGTCCTGCACCCGTTGGCGCTGATGTTCGTGCTGTCGGGCACGCTCATGGTCAGCAAGACGCTGCACATCCCCAAGCTCTGA
- the bktB gene encoding beta-ketothiolase BktB — translation MKREVVVVSGVRTAIGTFGGALKDVPPTQLGATVTREALARAKVDGKDVGHVVFGHVINTEPRDMYLARVAAVDGGIGHDTPALTVNRLCGSGLQAVVSAAQSILLGDAEIAVAGGAESMSRGPYSLPQARWGARMGNASMVDMMVGALHDPFHNVHMGITAENVAAKWDISRGQQDEAALESHRRAQKAIEAGHFKEQIVPVVQESRKGPVTFDTDEHVRFNAKLDDMAKLKPAFKKDGGTVTAGNASGVNDGAAALVLMERAEAERRGCKPMARLVAYAHAGVDPLYMGIGPVPATRKVLEKAGLKVSDLDVIEANEAFAAQACAVSKDLGLDPAKVNPNGSGISLGHPVGATGAIITVKALYELQRTQGRYALVTMCIGGGQGIAAIFERV, via the coding sequence ATGAAAAGAGAAGTCGTGGTCGTGAGCGGTGTGCGCACCGCCATCGGAACATTCGGCGGCGCGCTGAAAGACGTGCCACCCACCCAGCTGGGCGCCACCGTCACGCGCGAGGCGCTGGCCCGCGCCAAGGTCGACGGCAAGGACGTGGGCCACGTGGTCTTCGGCCACGTCATCAACACCGAGCCGCGCGACATGTACCTCGCCCGCGTGGCGGCGGTCGACGGCGGCATCGGCCACGACACCCCTGCCCTCACCGTCAACCGCCTCTGCGGCTCGGGCCTGCAGGCCGTGGTGAGCGCAGCGCAGAGCATCCTGCTCGGCGATGCCGAGATCGCCGTTGCCGGCGGTGCCGAGAGCATGAGCCGCGGCCCGTATTCGCTGCCGCAGGCACGCTGGGGTGCGCGCATGGGCAATGCGTCGATGGTCGACATGATGGTCGGCGCACTGCACGACCCCTTCCACAACGTGCACATGGGCATCACCGCCGAGAACGTGGCCGCCAAGTGGGACATCAGCCGCGGCCAGCAAGACGAGGCTGCGCTCGAAAGCCACCGCCGCGCGCAGAAAGCCATCGAGGCCGGTCACTTCAAGGAGCAGATCGTTCCCGTGGTGCAAGAGAGCCGCAAGGGCCCGGTCACCTTCGACACCGACGAGCATGTGCGCTTCAACGCCAAGCTCGACGACATGGCCAAGCTCAAGCCGGCGTTCAAGAAGGATGGCGGCACGGTGACGGCCGGCAATGCCTCGGGCGTGAACGACGGCGCCGCCGCGCTCGTGCTGATGGAGCGCGCCGAAGCCGAGCGCCGCGGGTGCAAGCCAATGGCGCGGCTGGTGGCCTATGCGCACGCGGGCGTGGACCCGCTCTACATGGGCATCGGCCCAGTGCCGGCCACGCGCAAGGTGCTCGAGAAGGCCGGGCTCAAGGTGAGCGACCTCGATGTGATCGAGGCCAACGAAGCCTTCGCGGCACAAGCCTGCGCGGTGAGCAAGGACCTCGGCCTCGACCCGGCCAAGGTCAACCCCAACGGCTCGGGCATCTCGCTCGGCCACCCGGTGGGGGCGACCGGCGCGATCATCACCGTGAAGGCGCTGTACGAGTTGCAGCGCACCCAGGGCCGCTATGCACTCGTGACGATGTGCATCGGCGGTGGACAGGGAATCGCTGCGATCTTCGAGCGCGTCTGA